The Desulfovibrio subterraneus genome has a segment encoding these proteins:
- a CDS encoding DUF1987 domain-containing protein, whose translation MSSLRHFIVEPTKSSPAIDFNPETHSMSLRGESYPENCARFYEPVFDWLRDYLAASQSEPMVLDMEIIYFNSSSSKAFMDLFDLLDGAAQAGKPVSVRWRYHEENETALECGEEFQEDVQHMAFELVPVAA comes from the coding sequence ATGAGTTCCCTGAGACACTTCATCGTGGAGCCGACCAAGTCGTCTCCCGCCATAGATTTCAACCCGGAGACGCACAGCATGAGCCTGCGCGGGGAATCGTATCCCGAAAACTGCGCACGCTTTTATGAGCCTGTGTTCGACTGGTTGCGTGATTACCTTGCCGCCTCGCAATCCGAGCCCATGGTACTGGATATGGAGATCATCTATTTCAACAGCTCCAGCTCCAAGGCGTTCATGGACCTTTTTGATCTTCTGGACGGCGCGGCGCAGGCGGGCAAGCCCGTGAGTGTGCGCTGGCGCTATCATGAGGAAAATGAAACGGCCCTCGAATGCGGTGAGGAATTTCAAGAAGATGTGCAGCACATGGCCTTTGAGCTGGTGCCGGTGGCTGCCTGA
- the aroE gene encoding shikimate dehydrogenase, which yields MTRIPEKLYGIIGHPLGHTMSPALHNWGFERCGIAAAYMAFPTPAEKLADFVAAFRTLPLSGASVTIPHKETVMPMLDGITPLAQAVGAVNTLYWDNGRLMGDNTDITGFLSPLRQHAGSIDSALVLGAGGAAKAVLAGLRELGVANVTITNRSPERAAAVAQPFGAAVVPWDDRTKVQAGLVINSTPLGMSGDNADRTPYPADAFAGRRGIAYDLVYNPLRTRFLAEADASGWQTLDGLHMFAAQGREQFRIWTGAELPLEEVRDCIRKILSL from the coding sequence ATGACTCGTATTCCTGAAAAGCTCTACGGCATCATCGGGCATCCGCTCGGTCATACCATGAGTCCCGCCCTGCATAACTGGGGGTTTGAACGGTGTGGCATTGCGGCCGCATATATGGCGTTTCCCACCCCGGCTGAAAAGCTGGCGGACTTTGTTGCGGCCTTCCGCACTCTGCCTCTTTCCGGTGCCAGCGTGACCATCCCGCACAAGGAAACGGTCATGCCCATGCTGGACGGCATTACCCCGCTGGCGCAGGCCGTGGGCGCCGTGAACACCCTCTATTGGGACAACGGCAGGCTGATGGGCGATAATACGGACATCACCGGTTTTCTCTCCCCCCTGCGGCAGCATGCGGGCAGCATAGACAGTGCGCTTGTGCTGGGCGCGGGCGGTGCGGCCAAGGCTGTGCTTGCCGGACTGCGCGAGCTGGGCGTGGCGAACGTGACCATAACCAACCGTTCGCCGGAACGGGCGGCTGCGGTGGCACAGCCCTTCGGCGCGGCTGTGGTGCCATGGGATGACCGCACGAAGGTGCAGGCCGGTCTGGTAATCAATTCCACCCCGCTGGGCATGAGCGGCGATAATGCAGACCGCACCCCGTATCCCGCAGATGCCTTTGCAGGACGCAGAGGCATTGCCTATGATCTTGTGTACAACCCGCTGCGTACCCGTTTTCTTGCAGAAGCAGACGCCTCAGGCTGGCAGACGCTGGATGGTCTGCATATGTTTGCCGCGCAGGGCAGAGAGCAGTTTCGCATCTGGACCGGTGCAGAATTGCCTCTCGAAGAAGTGCGCGACTGCATACGAAAAATACTGTCGCTGTAA
- a CDS encoding YjgN family protein, with protein sequence MELQENDVLYAGGASNGQGTPQAAPVQGGGFTFSGEGRDGFRQFVAFKGSGWELFKICIVNFLLTIITLGIYHFWAKVRVRKYLWSHTVVEGEPLEYTGTGKELFFGFLIVAGVFILYMVLQMVLERIHPGLSVLAALLLLPFWFFATYRAVRYRLTRTRWRGIRFNLSGSAWKYMFLALGQSLLNLITLSLWYPKSCAVLRKRIIGNIWYGNRNFTFSGKAAPLYVSYLVAVLGIIGFGVAGFMLADLPTAFLQMNSNPGPEGFKSLAIAMGTFYGMLILGVLVSQWFMCVLIRWEVGNTGFPGVRFRSSLTFGRYFWVQVSNLFLVLLTLGIGTPWAAVRSLKLYLNTLDAEGSLDYAHLAQDAQEAPKFGEGFLEAFDVDLAV encoded by the coding sequence ATGGAATTGCAGGAAAACGACGTATTGTATGCGGGGGGCGCATCAAATGGTCAGGGCACGCCGCAGGCTGCGCCCGTGCAAGGTGGGGGATTCACCTTTAGCGGCGAAGGCAGAGACGGCTTTCGTCAATTTGTGGCATTCAAGGGCAGCGGTTGGGAGCTGTTCAAGATCTGCATTGTGAACTTTCTGCTCACAATCATTACGCTCGGCATATATCACTTCTGGGCCAAGGTGCGGGTCCGCAAATATCTGTGGTCGCACACGGTGGTGGAAGGGGAACCGCTGGAATATACCGGCACCGGCAAGGAACTGTTTTTCGGCTTCCTTATCGTTGCAGGGGTGTTCATTCTGTACATGGTGCTGCAGATGGTTCTTGAGCGCATCCACCCCGGTCTTTCCGTTCTGGCGGCGCTTCTGCTTTTGCCTTTCTGGTTTTTTGCCACTTACAGGGCTGTGCGCTACCGCCTGACCCGTACCCGCTGGCGCGGTATCCGCTTCAACCTTTCCGGCAGCGCATGGAAGTACATGTTCCTCGCGCTGGGGCAGAGCCTGCTGAACCTGATTACCCTGTCGCTGTGGTACCCCAAGTCGTGCGCGGTGCTGCGCAAGCGCATCATCGGCAACATCTGGTACGGCAACCGCAACTTCACCTTCTCCGGTAAGGCGGCTCCGCTCTATGTGTCTTATCTGGTGGCGGTGCTCGGCATAATCGGGTTTGGTGTTGCCGGTTTCATGCTGGCAGACCTGCCCACGGCCTTCCTGCAGATGAACTCCAATCCCGGACCGGAAGGATTCAAGTCCCTCGCCATCGCCATGGGTACGTTCTACGGCATGTTGATTCTGGGAGTTCTGGTGTCCCAGTGGTTCATGTGCGTGCTTATCCGGTGGGAAGTGGGCAATACCGGTTTTCCGGGTGTGCGGTTCCGCAGCTCTCTGACCTTCGGCAGATACTTCTGGGTGCAGGTGAGCAACCTGTTTCTGGTGTTACTGACGCTCGGCATCGGCACGCCCTGGGCAGCGGTGCGCAGCCTCAAGCTGTATCTGAACACGCTTGATGCGGAAGGGAGCCTTGATTACGCCCATCTTGCACAAGATGCGCAGGAAGCACCAAAGTTCGGCGAAGGGTTCCTCGAAGCGTTTGACGTGGACCTTGCCGTATAG
- a CDS encoding M48 family metallopeptidase, whose amino-acid sequence MTQPDPSSRPHIPAASTESPEQGKPAGFRYYDGHSAQPHAVDIRPAGSHLQIVSPAGAFMASWSLDSIVLPDFMNPPYSLIHLQKGGQDTGERLTVMDGAAHERLAPLLLGVRINARRTSLNKWLRVCAAVWLLGLLLWWGFPYATDAVVSLVPVDAEIALGEDVRDQVGAMLARKNAGKVLHCGNPAGMAALDALTERLSLVDESPYPMSVSVINSGIVNAFAAPGGAILVTSGLLEETESPEELAGILAHEMGHVRERHGLRSMAGVYGLQVLGLLFSGNSKGVFGDTAQGLALYMTTSSWSRDFERAADAHAFTLLRKAGLNTQGLSTFFERLEKDAEKDKNLFPALAMLSSHPATAARIAMLREMEQAAGKPEYALVSVMSAEDWKAVQNICQ is encoded by the coding sequence ATGACGCAGCCTGACCCTTCTTCCCGGCCTCATATTCCGGCGGCTTCCACTGAATCACCTGAACAGGGGAAGCCTGCCGGCTTTCGCTATTACGACGGGCATTCCGCCCAGCCGCATGCGGTGGATATTCGTCCGGCAGGGAGCCATCTGCAGATAGTTTCCCCGGCAGGGGCATTCATGGCCTCGTGGAGTCTGGACAGCATAGTGCTGCCGGATTTCATGAATCCGCCCTACAGCCTTATCCACCTGCAGAAAGGCGGGCAGGATACGGGCGAGCGTCTGACCGTCATGGACGGAGCTGCCCACGAAAGGCTTGCTCCGCTGTTGCTCGGCGTGCGTATCAATGCCCGGCGGACCAGCCTGAACAAGTGGCTGCGTGTCTGCGCTGCGGTGTGGCTGCTCGGGCTGCTGCTGTGGTGGGGATTTCCCTATGCCACGGACGCAGTGGTGTCGTTGGTGCCCGTGGATGCGGAGATTGCGCTTGGTGAAGATGTGCGCGATCAGGTGGGGGCGATGCTGGCCCGCAAGAACGCGGGCAAGGTGCTGCACTGCGGAAATCCTGCCGGCATGGCTGCGCTGGATGCCTTGACGGAGCGGCTCTCTCTCGTGGATGAGTCGCCGTATCCCATGTCCGTGAGCGTGATCAATTCAGGCATCGTGAATGCCTTTGCGGCCCCCGGCGGAGCCATTCTCGTTACCTCCGGTCTGCTTGAGGAAACGGAGTCTCCCGAGGAACTGGCGGGCATTCTGGCGCATGAAATGGGGCATGTGCGCGAGCGTCACGGCCTTCGCAGCATGGCGGGCGTGTACGGCCTGCAGGTGCTTGGTCTGCTTTTCTCAGGCAACAGCAAGGGCGTGTTCGGTGATACGGCGCAGGGGCTGGCCCTGTATATGACCACCTCGTCGTGGAGCCGCGATTTTGAGCGGGCTGCTGATGCCCACGCCTTCACGCTGCTCCGCAAGGCTGGATTGAATACGCAGGGGCTGTCCACTTTCTTTGAACGGCTGGAAAAGGACGCGGAGAAAGACAAGAACCTCTTCCCTGCGCTCGCCATGCTCAGCTCGCATCCGGCAACGGCTGCACGCATCGCCATGCTGCGCGAGATGGAGCAGGCGGCCGGTAAGCCTGAATATGCCCTTGTTTCCGTCATGTCCGCAGAGGACTGGAAGGCCGTGCAGAATATCTGCCAATAG
- a CDS encoding DNA alkylation repair protein — protein MNTPNADMHLVTGLRENLRAVAVEDNAAPMQAYMKSEMPFLGCTKPLRVQACKPLYAKRLPLDFDCLLDTVAHLWRNATYREERYCALTLLHHKKHAGYLHKADDRLLALLEELVVTGAWWDYVDEMTNSFGPLLAHDADTMRPLLLQWAACDNMWKRRTAILCQLRFKQATDFAFMQACIDPSLAPSPMAGEFFLRKGIGWALREYAKTKPAAVTDYVLRNEKRLSSLTRREALKHVKS, from the coding sequence ATGAACACACCGAATGCAGACATGCACCTTGTCACCGGCCTGCGGGAGAACCTGCGGGCTGTGGCCGTAGAGGACAATGCCGCGCCCATGCAGGCGTACATGAAATCCGAAATGCCTTTTCTGGGCTGCACAAAACCCCTGCGCGTGCAGGCATGCAAGCCGCTCTATGCCAAGCGGCTGCCGCTGGATTTCGACTGCCTGCTGGATACCGTGGCCCACCTGTGGCGCAACGCGACGTACAGAGAAGAACGCTACTGCGCCCTGACCCTGCTGCATCACAAAAAGCACGCAGGATATCTGCACAAGGCCGATGACCGGCTGCTGGCACTGCTGGAAGAACTGGTCGTTACCGGAGCGTGGTGGGACTATGTGGATGAGATGACAAACAGCTTCGGCCCCCTGCTCGCCCACGATGCGGACACCATGCGCCCGTTGCTGCTGCAATGGGCTGCCTGCGACAACATGTGGAAGCGGCGCACGGCCATTCTCTGCCAGCTCAGGTTCAAGCAGGCCACGGATTTTGCCTTCATGCAGGCGTGTATAGACCCCAGCCTGGCGCCTTCGCCCATGGCCGGAGAATTCTTCCTGCGCAAGGGCATAGGCTGGGCCTTGCGGGAATATGCCAAGACAAAACCCGCCGCGGTTACGGACTATGTGCTGCGCAACGAAAAGCGCCTCAGCTCCCTGACGAGGCGTGAGGCGCTGAAACATGTGAAGTCGTAA
- a CDS encoding LysR substrate-binding domain-containing protein: MNITVRQLELFVSLMRNPHIGKVAEEHFITQSAVSMAIKSLEDSVGEQLFDRISNRLVPNESGRLLLNRIRPALEQLQEVETMFRLNRMAGVLTVAASSTIADYIMPQVLFDFRCLYPEVQVEMLSRNSADVIAGIESGSVALGFIEGDYECRVAEFRELCTEELVVVSSDKDFASAREYSLEELLDMKWVLRESGSGTRQTMWEYLGPAKKRLNLFLELEHIESIKMVLKNPDTLSCMSPFCVQRELANAELFPVQVEGVEFKRRFYSVTHRQKYKSTLLQAFADHVRKHLETMWPWIMRNPQH; this comes from the coding sequence GTGAACATCACAGTACGTCAACTCGAGCTTTTTGTCTCGCTCATGCGCAATCCGCACATCGGAAAAGTGGCCGAAGAGCATTTTATCACCCAGTCCGCCGTCTCCATGGCCATCAAGTCGCTGGAAGACTCCGTGGGCGAACAGCTCTTCGACCGCATAAGCAACCGCCTTGTGCCCAACGAGAGCGGCAGACTGCTGCTCAACCGCATCCGCCCCGCACTTGAACAGTTGCAGGAAGTGGAAACCATGTTCCGCCTGAACCGCATGGCGGGCGTGCTGACTGTTGCCGCAAGCTCCACCATTGCGGACTACATCATGCCGCAGGTGCTCTTCGACTTCCGCTGCCTGTATCCCGAAGTACAGGTGGAGATGCTCAGCCGCAACTCGGCAGACGTTATTGCGGGCATAGAAAGCGGCAGCGTGGCCCTCGGCTTCATCGAAGGCGACTACGAATGCCGCGTGGCGGAATTCCGCGAACTGTGCACGGAAGAACTTGTGGTGGTTTCATCCGACAAGGATTTCGCTTCGGCACGCGAATATTCGCTGGAAGAACTGCTGGACATGAAGTGGGTGCTGCGCGAATCCGGCTCAGGCACCCGCCAGACCATGTGGGAGTATCTTGGCCCCGCCAAGAAGCGACTGAACCTGTTTCTGGAGCTTGAGCACATAGAATCCATCAAGATGGTGCTCAAGAACCCGGACACCCTGAGCTGCATGTCGCCCTTCTGTGTGCAGCGCGAGCTGGCCAACGCGGAACTCTTTCCCGTGCAGGTGGAAGGCGTTGAATTCAAGCGCCGCTTCTACTCCGTCACCCACCGCCAGAAATACAAGTCCACCCTGCTGCAGGCCTTTGCAGACCACGTGCGAAAGCATCTGGAAACCATGTGGCCCTGGATCATGCGCAACCCGCAGCACTAG
- a CDS encoding dihydroorotate dehydrogenase: MDMRLNLPGLPDFSFKNPILTASGTFGYGVEFAPYGDLTTLGGIVVKGLSLAPRAGNPMPRIAETPCGMLNAVGLQNSGVESFITEKLPKLPWRELPVIANIYACDPGEFAELTGVLAREQGIAAIEVNISCPNVKEGGILFGQDARQAARVTEAVKRMAGDKPVIIKLSPNVTDITTIAKAVEDAGADMLSCINTLSGMGVDIRTRKPLLANVIGGLSGPAIKPVALRCVWQVSRAVNIPVIGIGGIASAEDVLEFMLVGAHAVQVGTANFLRPDFSFRLVQEFEQLLQKMNITDLEEFRGSLKA, from the coding sequence ATGGATATGCGTCTGAATCTTCCCGGTCTGCCGGATTTCAGCTTCAAGAACCCCATTCTCACCGCTTCCGGCACCTTCGGCTACGGTGTGGAATTTGCGCCCTATGGCGACCTGACTACCCTCGGCGGCATTGTGGTCAAGGGGCTTTCGCTCGCACCGCGCGCCGGAAACCCCATGCCCCGCATTGCTGAAACGCCTTGCGGCATGCTCAATGCCGTGGGCCTGCAGAATTCCGGAGTCGAATCCTTCATCACGGAAAAGCTGCCCAAGCTGCCGTGGCGTGAACTGCCCGTCATTGCCAACATTTATGCCTGCGATCCCGGCGAATTTGCCGAGCTTACCGGCGTGCTGGCACGCGAGCAGGGCATTGCCGCCATTGAAGTAAACATTTCCTGCCCCAACGTGAAGGAAGGCGGCATCCTGTTCGGTCAGGACGCCAGGCAGGCCGCCCGCGTGACCGAGGCTGTAAAGCGCATGGCAGGCGACAAGCCCGTCATCATCAAGCTGAGCCCCAACGTCACGGACATCACCACCATTGCCAAGGCCGTGGAAGACGCAGGCGCGGACATGCTCTCCTGCATCAACACCCTTTCCGGCATGGGCGTGGACATACGCACCCGCAAGCCCCTGCTGGCCAACGTGATCGGCGGCCTTTCCGGCCCAGCCATCAAGCCCGTGGCACTGCGCTGCGTATGGCAGGTTTCCCGCGCCGTGAACATTCCCGTCATCGGCATCGGCGGCATTGCCTCGGCTGAAGATGTACTGGAATTCATGCTGGTGGGCGCGCACGCCGTGCAGGTGGGTACCGCCAACTTCCTGCGGCCCGATTTCAGCTTCCGCCTTGTGCAGGAGTTTGAACAGCTGCTGCAGAAGATGAACATCACCGACCTTGAGGAATTCCGCGGCTCGCTCAAAGCCTGA
- a CDS encoding iron-sulfur cluster-binding protein, producing the protein MTNEQCTTLKVLDNVPFGQIAGEHLFFALRLERPTWKSWQPGQFVMVRPSGWALDMLWARPFSICRVSNRDLVLFFQAVGRGTRRMASLKSGDEVLVWGPLGNSFEMEPDTPTLLLAGGIGIAPFVGYVHTHPRPWNLHMEFGHRMPLNCYPYESINEKIMGDAHHEQKPEDLAAFIDCMDKRIEEFAGQNGLVLACGPTPFLRTVQQLSQKHNARCQLSLETRMACGVGACLGCVTKVSDDMQVNGVAAGRAQVCNHGPVFWAHQVNLSED; encoded by the coding sequence ATGACCAACGAACAATGTACTACCCTGAAGGTGCTGGACAACGTCCCCTTCGGGCAGATTGCGGGCGAACACCTCTTTTTCGCCCTCAGACTCGAACGCCCCACATGGAAGAGCTGGCAGCCCGGCCAGTTTGTCATGGTCCGCCCCAGCGGCTGGGCACTGGACATGCTCTGGGCCCGTCCCTTTTCCATCTGCCGCGTCAGCAACCGCGACCTTGTCCTCTTTTTTCAGGCTGTCGGCCGCGGTACCCGCAGAATGGCCAGCCTCAAGAGCGGTGATGAGGTGCTCGTATGGGGTCCCCTCGGCAACAGCTTCGAGATGGAACCCGATACCCCCACCCTGCTGCTCGCAGGCGGCATAGGCATTGCCCCCTTCGTAGGCTACGTGCACACCCACCCCAGACCGTGGAACCTGCACATGGAGTTCGGCCACAGAATGCCGCTGAACTGCTACCCCTACGAGTCCATCAACGAAAAGATCATGGGCGATGCACATCATGAGCAGAAGCCCGAAGACCTCGCTGCCTTCATCGACTGCATGGACAAGCGTATCGAAGAATTTGCAGGGCAAAACGGCCTTGTGCTGGCCTGCGGCCCCACGCCCTTCCTGCGCACTGTGCAGCAGCTCAGCCAGAAGCACAATGCCCGTTGTCAGCTTTCGCTGGAAACCCGCATGGCCTGCGGCGTAGGCGCCTGCCTCGGCTGCGTCACCAAAGTTTCCGACGACATGCAGGTCAACGGTGTTGCCGCTGGCAGGGCGCAGGTGTGCAACCACGGCCCCGTATTCTGGGCGCACCAGGTCAACCTTTCCGAAGACTAG
- a CDS encoding peptidase U32 family protein, whose protein sequence is MHKFPEILAPAGDAKACLSALAAGADAVYLGLKHFSARAQAGNFATGELSRIVELAHKEDRRIYVALNSLLKPGDPDAAGRLIARLKRDVQPDALIVQDLGAVEMAHQVGFEGELHLSTLANVTHPGALKVAQSLGVSRVILPRELNLDEVRMCNDACPEGMTLELFVHGALCYCVSGRCYWSSYMGGKSGLRGRCVQPCRRVYQQNKRKGRFFSCMDLSLDVLAKTLLPLDNLKSWKIEGRKKGPHYVFYTTAAYKLLRDNPEDPSARKQAEQLLEQALGRPSTHSIFLPQRPYSPTQPSEQTSSGLLAGKVVMEPAAKAKKGERTYPKYYFKPRFELLQHDYLRIGYEDEPWHFTDRVVKRVPKGGTYMLRAPARKDPKSGTPIFLIDRREPELVRLLDEWEARLKRCKGRKGEAVEFTPEYPKAGKRLPVVNVILRPGLPHGKEGKAGKFTANVNGLWLGPKTLQTVGRTLFSRMSWWLPPVIWPNEEQAWQRMVHQALRNGARHFVLGSPWQVSLFEDAKADLVAGPFCNPANPAAIAALKELGFRGAIISPEMSSEDVLALPKESCLPLGIVLSGFWPMGISRLPHDGVKLNEPFSSPKGEVFWMRKYGQNTWIYPGWPLDIESKRDQLLAAGYTMFVKMLEMPPQDVPEAKRTSPFNWDLPLL, encoded by the coding sequence ATGCATAAATTTCCTGAAATTCTGGCACCCGCAGGGGATGCCAAGGCTTGCCTGTCCGCACTGGCTGCGGGTGCCGATGCGGTATATCTCGGGCTCAAGCATTTTTCCGCCCGCGCACAGGCGGGCAACTTCGCCACGGGCGAGCTCTCGCGCATTGTGGAGCTTGCACACAAGGAAGACCGCCGTATCTATGTGGCGCTGAACAGCCTGCTCAAGCCGGGCGATCCTGACGCTGCAGGGCGTCTTATTGCGCGTCTGAAGCGCGACGTGCAGCCCGATGCCCTGATCGTGCAGGATCTCGGCGCGGTGGAGATGGCCCACCAGGTGGGCTTTGAAGGTGAACTGCACCTTTCCACCCTTGCCAACGTCACGCACCCCGGTGCCCTCAAGGTGGCACAGAGCCTTGGTGTTTCGCGCGTCATTCTTCCCCGCGAACTCAATCTTGATGAAGTGCGCATGTGCAACGACGCCTGCCCCGAGGGCATGACCCTTGAGCTCTTCGTGCACGGCGCGCTCTGCTACTGCGTTTCCGGCCGCTGCTACTGGTCCAGCTACATGGGCGGCAAGTCCGGTTTGCGCGGCCGCTGTGTGCAGCCGTGCCGTCGCGTGTATCAGCAGAACAAGCGCAAGGGGCGTTTCTTCTCCTGCATGGACCTTTCTCTGGACGTGCTGGCAAAGACCCTGCTGCCTTTGGATAATCTCAAGTCGTGGAAGATTGAAGGCCGCAAGAAAGGCCCGCATTACGTGTTCTACACCACGGCTGCCTACAAGTTGCTGCGGGATAATCCTGAAGATCCTTCCGCACGCAAGCAGGCAGAGCAGTTGCTGGAGCAGGCGCTTGGCCGTCCTTCCACGCATTCCATCTTCCTGCCGCAGCGTCCTTATTCGCCCACCCAGCCCAGTGAGCAGACCAGTTCCGGCCTGCTGGCGGGCAAAGTGGTCATGGAGCCCGCTGCCAAAGCAAAGAAGGGTGAGCGCACCTACCCCAAGTATTATTTCAAGCCCCGTTTCGAGTTGCTGCAGCATGACTATCTGCGCATCGGGTACGAAGATGAGCCGTGGCACTTTACCGACCGCGTGGTGAAGCGTGTTCCCAAGGGTGGCACCTACATGCTGCGCGCCCCCGCACGCAAGGACCCCAAGTCCGGCACCCCGATTTTCCTCATCGACCGCCGCGAGCCCGAGCTTGTGCGTCTGCTGGATGAGTGGGAAGCGCGCCTGAAGCGCTGCAAGGGCCGCAAGGGTGAAGCTGTTGAATTTACGCCGGAATACCCCAAGGCAGGCAAGCGTCTGCCGGTGGTGAACGTGATTCTGCGTCCCGGCCTGCCCCATGGCAAGGAAGGCAAGGCAGGCAAGTTCACGGCCAACGTGAACGGTCTCTGGCTTGGCCCCAAAACCCTGCAGACCGTGGGCCGCACCCTGTTCTCGCGCATGTCGTGGTGGCTGCCGCCGGTTATCTGGCCCAACGAAGAACAGGCATGGCAGCGCATGGTGCATCAGGCCCTGCGTAACGGTGCACGGCATTTCGTGCTCGGTTCGCCGTGGCAGGTGTCCCTGTTTGAAGATGCCAAGGCCGACCTTGTGGCCGGTCCCTTCTGCAACCCCGCAAACCCTGCGGCCATTGCTGCCCTGAAGGAACTTGGCTTCCGCGGTGCCATTATCTCGCCGGAAATGTCTTCCGAAGATGTGCTGGCGTTGCCCAAGGAAAGCTGCCTGCCGCTCGGCATTGTGCTTTCCGGCTTCTGGCCCATGGGTATATCCCGCCTGCCACACGACGGCGTAAAGCTTAACGAGCCGTTCTCCTCGCCCAAGGGCGAAGTGTTCTGGATGCGCAAGTACGGCCAGAACACGTGGATTTACCCCGGCTGGCCGCTGGATATCGAATCCAAGCGCGATCAGCTTCTCGCGGCAGGGTACACCATGTTCGTGAAGATGCTGGAAATGCCTCCGCAGGACGTGCCGGAAGCCAAGCGTACATCTCCCTTCAACTGGGATCTGCCGCTGCTGTAA
- a CDS encoding universal stress protein — protein sequence MEFKKILVPVDGSTHSQLAKRKAMGMATAMGAEIILLFAMGKIPNLIGGLAREELLSELVREGKSLLEPYRKVLEDKGVKYSEIIEAGEPGDTICAVAEREKCDLIVMGSRGLSDFEGMVLGSVTHRVLHLSKLPVLIAR from the coding sequence ATGGAATTCAAAAAGATACTTGTGCCGGTGGACGGCTCCACGCATTCCCAGCTCGCCAAACGCAAAGCCATGGGCATGGCGACTGCCATGGGTGCCGAGATCATTCTGCTCTTTGCCATGGGCAAAATTCCCAACCTGATCGGTGGACTGGCGCGCGAAGAACTGCTCTCTGAACTGGTGCGGGAAGGCAAATCCCTGCTGGAACCCTACCGCAAGGTTCTGGAAGATAAAGGTGTGAAGTATTCCGAAATCATTGAAGCCGGAGAACCCGGCGATACCATATGCGCCGTGGCGGAACGCGAGAAGTGCGACCTTATCGTCATGGGTTCGCGCGGGCTGAGTGATTTTGAGGGCATGGTACTCGGCAGTGTAACCCACCGAGTGCTCCACCTATCCAAGCTGCCGGTGCTCATTGCCCGCTAA
- a CDS encoding TRAP transporter large permease → MEPVYAGLLSVLVLLGAILISRIPVGFAMAVIGLAGYGIVVGPEPALSMLGGEVWSVFSSYGLTVIPFFILMGQICFYSGVNERLYKAVYAWFGHIEGGIAIATVLACAGFSAICGSNTATAATMSTVALPEMRKYGYNSILSTGTVAAGATLGVLIPPSVVLIVIGLQTGESIGKLFMGGLIPGLLLMGLFVGTIMWLCRRHPEWGPTGPKTGWKERFASLPGSIEIVILFALVMGGLFFGFFTPTEAGAAGAAIALMISIATGHMSVRKFISSVSDTLRISSMIMVILLGAVIYGKFLAITQLPFVAADWITSLSLPPLIIILLICGIYAIGGMIMDALALLLVTIPIFFPVVQAMNYDPIWFSVLITVVTTMGAITPPVGVTAFVVASAATDVPIEKVFKGVGYFIGAYLVCCALLLMFPQLATYLPSLM, encoded by the coding sequence ATGGAACCGGTATACGCAGGGCTTCTTTCCGTTCTTGTTCTTCTCGGGGCCATTCTCATTTCCCGCATACCCGTGGGCTTTGCCATGGCGGTTATCGGCCTTGCCGGATACGGCATCGTGGTCGGGCCGGAACCGGCACTCAGCATGCTCGGCGGCGAGGTGTGGAGCGTGTTCTCCAGCTACGGCCTTACGGTTATTCCCTTCTTCATCCTCATGGGCCAGATCTGCTTTTACTCCGGCGTGAACGAGCGCCTTTACAAGGCCGTGTACGCATGGTTCGGTCATATCGAGGGCGGCATAGCCATTGCCACCGTGCTGGCCTGTGCGGGCTTTTCGGCCATCTGCGGTTCCAACACCGCAACCGCGGCCACCATGTCCACCGTGGCCCTGCCGGAGATGCGCAAATACGGCTACAATTCCATTCTTTCCACCGGCACCGTGGCTGCGGGCGCGACGCTGGGCGTGCTCATTCCCCCCAGTGTGGTGCTCATCGTCATCGGCCTGCAGACGGGCGAATCCATCGGCAAGCTCTTCATGGGCGGCCTCATCCCCGGTCTGCTGCTCATGGGCCTGTTTGTGGGCACTATCATGTGGCTGTGCAGGCGGCATCCCGAATGGGGTCCCACCGGTCCCAAGACGGGCTGGAAGGAACGCTTTGCCTCCCTGCCGGGGTCCATTGAAATCGTCATTCTGTTCGCCCTTGTCATGGGCGGGCTGTTCTTCGGCTTCTTCACCCCCACAGAGGCAGGTGCCGCAGGCGCGGCCATTGCCCTGATGATCAGCATTGCCACCGGCCACATGAGCGTGCGCAAGTTCATTAGTTCCGTAAGTGACACCCTGCGCATTTCCTCCATGATCATGGTGATTCTGCTGGGCGCGGTGATCTACGGCAAGTTCCTCGCCATAACGCAGCTGCCCTTTGTGGCTGCAGACTGGATCACCAGCCTTTCGCTGCCGCCCCTGATCATCATTCTGCTTATCTGCGGCATATACGCCATAGGCGGCATGATCATGGACGCCCTTGCCCTGCTGCTGGTGACCATTCCCATCTTCTTTCCGGTGGTGCAGGCCATGAACTACGATCCCATCTGGTTCAGCGTGCTCATTACCGTGGTGACCACCATGGGTGCCATCACCCCGCCGGTGGGGGTTACCGCCTTTGTGGTGGCATCCGCCGCAACGGATGTGCCTATCGAAAAGGTGTTCAAGGGCGTCGGCTACTTCATCGGTGCCTACCTTGTCTGTTGTGCGCTGCTGCTGATGTTCCCGCAGCTGGCGACCTATCTGCCCTCGCTGATGTAG